A stretch of DNA from Apis cerana isolate GH-2021 linkage group LG8, AcerK_1.0, whole genome shotgun sequence:
taccTAAAGGATTGGCTCCGCGGAAAACatctttgaaattcttttttttaagcgGAGGTAaactttgtatataatttcttgcctaaaataataaattttttttgttacatttcaatttttatattaatatttgaaatttatataaattttttaaaaattatatataaaataaattatatttctatatgctCAATTtcactaataataattcattttatttatttattatttatgtagaatataatataaaaaacttaaagcaaaatcatattataaaataaaattattatataaaattttattttattatattattttattatataaaattattttaatataaaattattttaatattgtggagagaaaaatgtaaataaattatgataaaaaaatttagattcatagaaaaaatgattgaagaaatgattaaagaacttaacaaaaaatattgataaaaaaattacctcTTGACTGGTAATTTTGCTTAAAGTTTCCTCTGTGGGCGTTCCACAGAGTACTAAGACTCGTGTTAGATGATCAATGTCTGCTTAAAGTTAAGGTATGTTTAaagcataatttatattatatagaagaaatggtaaaaattcaaatataaaatgaattaagttTATCTGTTTTAAACACTTgttaacatttgaaaaaagtacacacacacgcacgcacgcacgcacgtatGCACACGCATGTTTATACAAAAaagttcataaatattataaaaaaatcttttattttagtcatacacaataaaatttattaatcaaaaaaatataaattagtaagAAATATGTAACATGCAAGGCATGTAAATCgcaaaatgttataaataagcAACATGCACTATTTAtggttttctctttttctatttctaataattatgtaaaaaaaattacttaccgATTCTGACgatattttttgcataaattcGTCTCGTGGAGTACCCAGTATctccattattaaattcaattgatgAATATCTGCTCTTGCTAAGGTTCCACCAcacctttttctattttcactaaatattttgattattaaataagtataacaaataatataatttcatgcaTTATTGTCtgtgaatatgaaatatgaacaTAACAACATGTATGgctttttgtatttatataaaaagtaatttccctcacttttaaacaaaaactaaattaaagcACTTTCTGCCAGCtggcaaataaaatattatgtaattaatatattagtaaaataaatgaaaatattaaagcaaGAAAGAAGCTATGTAGACCCTTAGCAAaaagcatattttttaattctgataattaaaaatagttaaagaTTTGTAATATTCATTGAACAATTAGGAAAAAAGATTTgtatattagtataattaattaaataaaaacattgatttttattattaaatattaatatttaaagagattaaaaagcATAGTTATAAAAAGGATACGATCTGTTCCCGGAAATAACGTTCGCCCTGTTAATAATTCAGCCATTATACATCCAACAGACCAAATATCAactaaaaaagtataaatattgtattatattaaaaacaaattgcaaaataaaaaaatatatacctgTTTGATTGTAATGCATCCAATTGAGCATAATTTCTGGAGCTCTATACCACCTTGTAGCAACATAACCAGTCATTTCATTTTCTGTAGGTCTAGCCAAtccaaaatctaaaattttcagCTCACAATCCTCATTTACAGCTATGTTAGAAGGCTTCAAatcctatatttataaataatatatatttaaaaatattctttatcacATTTAAATTGTCAGTATCATTTGATATTGTAAAGTAAAGTATTACTTTACCCTATGTATTATACCCGcggaatgaatatatttgagaccacgaaaaatttgataaacaaGAAATTGTACATGATCATCAGAAAGCTTTTGAGTTCTTACAATATTATTGAGATCTGCACCCATCAGATGCGTCactaaatatctattaaaagtaTATGTCATTACTAAAACATGATAAGGAGTCATAATCAAGGGATTGAAgaagtacaaataaaattatagcaaaatataaaatgaaatacttACACTTGTTGAAAATCTTCTAAAGAAGAAGATGGATGAAAAACATCTAATAAACCAATTATctgcaattaattatatgattatttattataaaacttataaacttttatttctataaaataataatctaattaaatttattatagaatataattatttttaaatctaatttcaaGACAAAGTCTACTATTTTACTGTGCCAACttcaaaaatacattatatacatatatatatatattattcatatttctacACTCACATTTTCATGATTCATGTGTTTCAACATACGAAGTTCTCTATAAGTGCGTTTTGCATGTACAGCTGACTGGAATGGCCtggctaatttttttattgctacTTTCTGACCAGTTTTTGTATCAAGTGCTgaactaaaaaaaatgtacatatacatatattatatatattataaatatgttatatttaatattatttatttataaattaagatatttaaatttaataaaaaaattaatattctaattttttttattatttatttttctctcaataattaaaaaattaaataattattattgaatattaatataaattttaatataaatgtttattcaataatttatatcataaaatattttagatataagtaaataaaaatacaaaatattttgcaaaagaaatttgaataatgcaTCTCttatccaatttattttcatgaagaagcattgacaaatatttctaattttagttTGATTACAATATAGAATACAATGGTACATGAAATATTTgctccaataataatttttattttaactacaaaaaaaaaaattagttataatttcaagcggtataatgaataatagaaatgTCAAGGTTATGATTAATTCTTTCTaactaaattttgaattattaataagactTAAAATTagatcgtttaaaattataaatatttgttcaaatggaaaataatcgaaaaaaaacatttgaaattagattattgcttagattttatatcattagaattattttcttcctttaccACACTTGTCCATAAGCTCCCGATCCTACTGGTGTTAACATTTGATATCGTTCCGGAACCTCCCATTCGGtcctatttatttcgattttatgaaACTGCGGCATACTACATGCAATTATTCACTCAAGTCGTTTAACAAAATACTATACAAATACGAGAAAAATCACAAACACTCTGTATTAAAGTTTAGAATTGTACTTTACAAACAGTTTGTACATTTCTAAATTAGCTCACTATTAAAAACTACtcgtatatcgtatataaGACTATTATCCCTCGATATTCAGTCGATTAGttgatcgatattatattgaaatttttaacgagtaatcgatttatttttctcgatatttttccatcgattatataaaaaataatgaaataagatatattatcatatttttttaaattgttagaatttatgaggtatt
This window harbors:
- the LOC107992603 gene encoding mitogen-activated protein kinase p38b isoform X3, which translates into the protein MDKCALDTKTGQKVAIKKLARPFQSAVHAKRTYRELRMLKHMNHENIIGLLDVFHPSSSLEDFQQVYLVTHLMGADLNNIVRTQKLSDDHVQFLVYQIFRGLKYIHSAGIIHRDLKPSNIAVNEDCELKILDFGLARPTENEMTGYVATRWYRAPEIMLNWMHYNQTVDIWSVGCIMAELLTGRTLFPGTDHIHQLNLIMEILGTPRDEFMQKISSESARNYIQSLPPLKKKNFKDVFRGANPLAIDLLELMLELDAEKRITAEQALAHPYLAQYADPTDEPISLPYDQSFEDMDLPVEKWKELVYHEVINFVPQQLPTIASGIESTS
- the LOC107992603 gene encoding mitogen-activated protein kinase p38b isoform X1 encodes the protein MPQFHKIEINRTEWEVPERYQMLTPVGSGAYGQVCSALDTKTGQKVAIKKLARPFQSAVHAKRTYRELRMLKHMNHENIIGLLDVFHPSSSLEDFQQVYLVTHLMGADLNNIVRTQKLSDDHVQFLVYQIFRGLKYIHSAGIIHRDLKPSNIAVNEDCELKILDFGLARPTENEMTGYVATRWYRAPEIMLNWMHYNQTVDIWSVGCIMAELLTGRTLFPGTDHIHQLNLIMEILGTPRDEFMQKISSESARNYIQSLPPLKKKNFKDVFRGANPLAIDLLELMLELDAEKRITAEQALAHPYLAQYADPTDEPISLPYDQSFEDMDLPVEKWKELVYHEVINFVPQQLPTIASGIESTS
- the LOC107992603 gene encoding mitogen-activated protein kinase p38a isoform X4, which produces MDKCALDTKTGQKVAIKKLARPFQSAVHAKRTYRELRMLKHMNHENIIGLLDVFHPSSSLEDFQQVYLVTHLMGADLNNIVRTQKLSDDHVQFLVYQIFRGLKYIHSAGIIHRDLKPSNIAVNEDCELKILDFGLARPTENEMTGYVATRWYRAPEIMLNWMHYNQTVDIWSVGCIMAELLTGRTLFPGTDHIDHLTRVLVLCGTPTEETLSKITSQEARNYIQSLPPLKKKNFKDVFRGANPLAIDLLELMLELDAEKRITAEQALAHPYLAQYADPTDEPISLPYDQSFEDMDLPVEKWKELVYHEVINFVPQQLPTIASGIESTS
- the LOC107992603 gene encoding mitogen-activated protein kinase p38b isoform X2; this translates as MPQFHKIEINRTEWEVPERYQMLTPVGSGAYGQVCSALDTKTGQKVAIKKLARPFQSAVHAKRTYRELRMLKHMNHENIIGLLDVFHPSSSLEDFQQVYLVTHLMGADLNNIVRTQKLSDDHVQFLVYQIFRGLKYIHSAGIIHRDLKPSNIAVNEDCELKILDFGLARPTENEMTGYVATRWYRAPEIMLNWMHYNQTVDIWSVGCIMAELLTGRTLFPGTDHIDHLTRVLVLCGTPTEETLSKITSQEARNYIQSLPPLKKKNFKDVFRGANPLAIDLLELMLELDAEKRITAEQALAHPYLAQYADPTDEPISLPYDQSFEDMDLPVEKWKELVYHEVINFVPQQLPTIASGIESTS